Within Sphingobium sp. KCTC 72723, the genomic segment CCGGCAAGCGGATGCCCGCGCGCCAGTCCGAAATCATGATCCAGTTCAAGCCGGTGCGGCACAGCATCTTTGGCCGCGATGGTCATGGATCGGGGCTGGAGCCGAACACGCTGATCATCCGCTTGCAGCCCGAAGAATATATTCGCCTGCTCATCATGAGCAAGCGTCCGGGGCTGGAACGGCAGGTGCTGCTGGACGAAGTGACGCTGGACGTGTCGCTGACCGCCGCCTTTGCCGGGCAGCGCCGCCGGATCGCCTATGAACGGTTGATCCTCGACCTGCTGGCCGGCGACCAGACCCTGTTCGTGCGCCGCGACGAAGTGGAGGCGCAGTGGACATGGATCGATTCGATCATCGACGGGTGGAAAGAGGCGAACATGAAGCCTTCCGCTTATTCTTCCGGCAATTGGGGTCCATCATCGGCCATTGCCCTTATCGAACGTGACGGAGCCAGCTGGCATGACTGAAATGCACCCGGTAATCGCCAAGGTGACGGAGCGTATCGTCCAGCGCAGCGCGGTGCGTCGCCGTGCCTATCTCGACCTCATCGAACGGGGTCGGGACGCTGGCACGAACCGCGATCAACTGTCCTGCGGCAATCTGGCCCACGCCTTTGCCGCCAGTGGCGAGGACAAGCCAGCCATCCGCACCGGGCGGGCCATGAACATCGGCGTCGTCACATCCTATAACGACATGCTGTCGGCGCATCAGCCCTATGGCCGCTATCCCGAACAGATCAAGATCGCCGCGCGCGAAGTCGGTGCGACCGCGCAGGTCGCAGGCGGCGTCCCCGCCATGTGCGATGGCGTGACGCAGGGGCAGTCGGGCATGGAACTGTCACTGTTCAGCCGCGACACCATTGCGCTGTCGACCGCCGTATCGCTGAGCCATGCGATGTTCGAGGGTGTGGCGCTGCTGGGCATTTGCGACAAGATCGTGCCGGGGCTGTTGATGGGCGCGCTGCGCTTTGGTCATTTGCCGACGATATTGATCCCCGCCGGGCCGATGCCATCGGGGCTGGCCAACAAGGAAAAGGTCCGCATTCGCCAGCTTTATGCCGAAGGCAAAGTGGGCAAGGACGAATTGCTGGAATCCGAAAGCGCCAGTTACCATGGCGCTGGCACCTGCACATTTTACGGCACGGCCAACAGCAACCAGATGATGATGGAAGTCATGGGGCTGCACATGCCCTGCGCCTCCTTCGTCAATCCCGGCACCAAGCTGCGCAGCGAGTTGACGCGGGCAGCGACGCATCGGCTGGCGAGCATTGGGTGGGACGGCGACGACTATCGTCCGCTGGGCCATTGCGTCGATGAAAAGGCGATCGTGAACGCCATCATCGGCCTGATGGCGACCGGTGGATCGACCAATCACGCCATCCATCTGCCCGCCATTGCGCGCGCGGCTGGGATCAGTATCGACTGGACCGACTTTGCCGAGATTTCCGACGTGGTGCCGCTGCTGGCGCGCGTCTATCCCAACGGATCGGGCGATGTGAACCATTTCCACGCGGCAGGCGGCATGAGTTACATCATCCGCGAATTGCTGGACAGCGGACTGCTCCACCGCGACATCATGACCGTCGCGCGCGGCGACATGACCGATTATGGCAAGGAGCCGGTGCTGGAGGACGAAGCGCTGCAATGGCGCGATGTGCCGGTGTCGCGTGATGAAAATATCCTGCGCCCGGTGTCCAACCCGTTCAGCGCCGATGGCGGCATGAAGCTGCTGGCGGGTAACCTTGGCCGTTGCGTCATGAAAGTCAGTGCGGTCGATCCGGCGCTCTGGACGATCGAGGCACCTGCCGCGATCTTCCACGATCAGGACGATGTGCTGCGCGCGTTCAAGGCGGGCGAACTGGAACGCGATGTCGTGGTCGTCGTGCGGTTTCAGGGACCAAAGGCCAATGGGATGCCCGAACTGCACAAGCTGACCCCGGCGCTGGGCGTGTTGCAGGATCGCGGCTTCAAGGTCGCACTCGTCACCGACGGGCGCATGTCCGGCGCGTCGGGCAAGGTGCCTGCCGCCATCCACCTTTCGCCCGAAGCGCTGGGCGGAGGCGCGATCGGCAAGTTGCGTGATGGCGACATGGTTCGGGTGTGCGCAGAGCATGGCGTGATCGAGGCGATGGTCGATGCGGGCGAATGGGCCGCGCGGGACATCCCCCCTGCCCCGCCCCCGCCCTATGATACGGGCCGCGAACTGTTCGCGCTGTTCCGCCATCATAGCGACCTGGCCGAACAGGGCGCGTCGCCGCTGCTGGCCGCGATGGAAACCGAGATCTAACTGGTTCGTGCTCCTGCGAAGGCAGGAGCCCAGTTCGGAGCGCGGGACTGGGTTCCTGCCTTCGCAGGAACACAAGACTGGAATATGCAATGACGAACATCATCGCCGCCGACATTGGCGGCACCAATGCGCGCTTTGCCCGCGCAACCCTGGACGATCGCGGCGTGCCGACGCTTGGCACCGTGCGCAAGTATAAGGTGGCGGATTATCCCAGTCTGCAATCCTGCTGGCAGGCGTTCGTCGGCGATGAAGGACAAGCGGACGACACGCCCCTGCCCGACGCGGCCTCCATCGCGTTCGCAACCGCAATCGGGCGCGAAGTCATCAAGCTTACCAACAGCAATTGGGTGATCCGCGCCGACACGCTGGCCGCCGACTTAGGTATGCGCAGCGTGCGATTGGTCAATGATTTCGAGGCGGTCGCTCATGCGGTATCGCGCCTGCCGGACGAAAATCTGCCGCTGTTGTTTGGCGAGGATCGCCCATTCCCGCGCGATGGGGGGGTGACGATCCTTGGTCCTGGCACGGGCCTTGGCGTCGCGATGATCGCTTATGATGACGATCATCCCCATGTCATCGCGACTGAAGGCGGGCATCTGGACTTCGCCCCGCTCGACCATATGGAGGAGAAAATCCTCTCCTACCTGCGCGACAAATTCCTGCGGGTGTCGACCGAACGGATCGTGTCGGGACCGGGCCTCAACTATATCTACAAGGCGATGGCGACCATCGGCCATGATCGCGTGATGCTGATGGAAGACCCCGAATTGTGGCAGGCGGCGCTGGACGACAGCGACCCGTTCGCCCGCGCGGCGCTGGAACGCTTCTGCCTGTGCTACGGGTCGGTGGCGGGTGATCTGGCGCTGGCCCATGGTCCCCACGCCGTGGTGCTGGCCGGTGGCCTGACCCAGCGGATGCGCGATTTCCTGCCGCACAGCGGTTTCCATACCCGTTTCAAGGCCAAGGGCCGGTTCGAAAGCCTGATGGCCAGCGTACCGATCCGCCTGGCCGTCCATGACGAAATCGGCCTCTTCGGAGCAGCCGCAGCATTTAGGGAGAAGTGATGATGAGCAAGCTGACGGTAGAGCAGGTGATGGAACTGGCCCCGGTCATTCCGGTGCTGGTGGTGGACAAGGTTGAGGACGCGCTGACGATCGCGCGGGCGCTGGTTGCGGGCGGCCTGCCTGCGCTGGAAGTGACGCTGCGCACCCCCGCCGCGCTGGATGTGATCCGCGAAATGAGCAAGGTCGAAGGCGCGGTCGTGGGCGCAGGCACCGTGCTGAACCCCGATCAGCTTGACGCCGCGATGGAGGCGGGCGCGCGCTTCATCGTCAGCCCTGGCCTGACCAAGCCATTGGGCAAGGCCGCGATTGCCGCGAAAATCCCCTTCCTGCCCGGCACCGCGACGGCCGCCGACATCATGCGCGGCATGGACATGGGCCTGACCCATTTCAAATTCTTTCCCGCGGAAACATCGGGCGGCCTGCCAGCCTTGAAAGCGCTCGCCGCGCCGCTGCACACTGCGCGCTTCTGCCCCACCGGCGGCATCACGCTGGAAAGCGCGCCGGAATGGCTGGCCCAGCCCTTCATCAAATGCGTCGGCGGCAGCTGGGTCGTGCCAAAGGGGCCGGTCGATGGCGCGAAGATCGAGGCATTGGCGCGCGCTGCCGCTGCCCTACCGCGCTGACATAGCTGCGCTGACATAAGCGGGCGGGTGCCATTGCGCCCGCCCCCGCACCATCCTAAATGCAGATCATGAACCCGCGCCGTTTCCTTGCCGCTTTTGCCCTGATGCTGTCCGGCTGTGCCGGCGCGCCGCAAACCTATCCTTCGCTGGCCAAGCGGCCGATCGAAAGCGCGCCGGTGGCGCAGGCGGTGCCGCCGCCCGCCCCGGTCGCTGCCGATCCCGTGCTGGCGACAGAAGTGGCGCGCTATGTGGCGCAGGCGGATAAGGGCCGCGCAGCGTTCGACGCTGCCTTCGCACGCGCGGACAAAGCGGTGCGCGCGGCGTCCGGCGCGGCCGTGTCGAGCGACGCCTGGGTCAGCGCGCAGGTGGCGGTAAGCACGCTGGAATCGGCGCGCAACGACAGCGTGTCCGCGCTCGCCAGCCTGGACACGCTCTATGTCCAGCGCAGCAACGCCATTGCCGACGGCACGCAGAGCGGCGGGCTGTCCGAAGTGGATGCGGCCCGCGCCGCGACACTGGCCAGCGTGGACGACCAGAATGACCGGATAGACGCGCTCAAAGGCCGCCTGGCCCAGCCGTAAACATCCTCCCCCGCAAGGCAGGGGAATCGCATATGGAACGCACCTTATTCTACTTCGTCATGCTGAACTCGTTTCAGCATCCATCATGCCCCCAAAGCCGCTGTTTGGGACGACAAATGGACCCTGAAACAAGTTCAGGGTGACGATGAAGGAGGGGGTGGGTTCATATGCGATAGCCCTGCCCTGCAAGGGGAGTTTGCAACGCGAAGCGTCGACGGAGGGGTGTCACCCTCTCGATAGCGCGACACCCCTCCGTCTGGCCTTCGGCCCGAGACCTCCCCTGCAAGGGGAGGATCAGAGCCGTTTGATATAAACCTAAACCGGGTCCACCGCCGCCTTGTGCGCCCTTGCATAATCGACATAGCGCGCCGCGCCAGACCCCAGCTTCGCCACCATGGCGTCGGACAGTTCGCGCATGAACTTGGCCGGCCGCCCCGCCCAAAGCTGCCGCCCCGGCAGCCGCTTGCCCGGCGAAAGCAATGCGCCTGCCGCCAGCATCGCATCGCTTTCCACCACGCACCCGTCCATGACGATCGCGCCCAGCCCGACGAACGCCCGGTCGTGCAGGGTGCAACCATGGATCATCGCCATATGGCCGATCAGCACATCTTCGCCGATGATCGTCGGCCAACCTTCCAGCGGCCGGTCGATGCCGTCACCGGGACTGTCGCAATGGATGACGCTGCCGTCCTGCACATTGCTGCGCGCGCCGATACGCACCCGGTTCACGTCCGCGCGGATCACGCAATTATACCAGATGCTGGCGTCCGGGCCGATCTCCACGTCGCCGATGATGCGGCATCCCGGCGCGATGAAGGCGCTGGGGTGGATGCGGGGCATCTTGCCCTTGTGAGGAATGATGCTGACATCGGGATAATCGGTCATGTCCTCACGCCCCCAAAAGCCGCGCCGCGTGCAGCGCATGATAGGTCAGCACGCCGGAACATCCCGCCCGCTTGAACGCCATCAATGTTTCGAGGATCAGTGCGTCCCGGTCCCCCGCGCCCGCGGCAGCGGCATGTTCGATCATCGCATATTCGCCCGACACCTGATAAGCGAACACCGGCACGGCAAAGCGGTCCCGCACGCGCGCGACGATGTCCAGATAAGGCAGGCCGGGTTTCACCATCACGCTGTCGGCCCCCTCGGCCAGGTCGAGCGCGACTTCGCGCAGCGCTTCCTCCCCATTGGCCGGGTCCATCTGGTAATTTTTCTTGTCGCCTTTCAGCAACCCGCGTGATCCCACCGCGTCACGAAACGGCCCGTAGAACGCGCTCGCATATTTGGCGGCATAGGCCATGATCTGCACATTGGCATGGCCCGCACTTTCCAGCGCACCCCGGATCGCGCCGACCCGCCCATCCATCATGTCGCTCGGCGCAATGATGTCCGCCCCTGCCGTTGCCTGATTGAGCGACTGGCCGATCAGCACGTCGATCGTCGCGTCGTTCAGCACATAGCCGGTCTGGTCGAGCAGGCCGTCCTGCCCATGAGCGGTATAGGGGTCCAGCGCCACGTCGGTCAGTATGCCGATGTCCGGCACGGCATCCCTGATCGCGCGGATCGCCCGGCACATGAGGTTGTCGGGGTTCAGCGCCTCGGCGCCATCGTCGCTGCGCCGATCACCTTGGGTATTGGGGAAGAGCGCAAGGCACGGGATGCCCGCATCGCGCGCGTCTTTCGCCCGTGCGACCATCAGGTCCACTGACCAGCGCGACACGCCGGGCAGCGCGCCGATCGGTTCCTCGACGCCTTCCCCTTCGGTCACGAACAGGGGCCAGATGAAATCGCTGGGCGAAAGCCGGTTTTCGGCGTGCATCGCCCGGCTCCAGGCAGAGGCGCGGGTGCGGCGCAGGCGCAGCGCCGGATAGGGTGCATAGGTCATGTGCGCGGGTTTAGGCGCGGGGGGAGACGGGATCAAGGTCCGACCCACGGGCAAGGCTATTCCCGTTTCATCCCAACCCGCTTATGAACGCCCCATGCGCGCCATTCATCATATCGCCCTGATCTGCTCCGACTATGCGCGGTCGCGCGCTTTCTACAGCGAGATATTGGGCCTGCCGATCCTGCACGAAGTCTATCGCGCCGAACGGGATTCGTGGAAGTGCGATCTGGATGCGGGCAATGGCCAGATCGAGCTGTTTTCCTTCCCGAACCCGCCTGCCCGCCCCAGCCGCCCAGAAGCCTGTGGCTTGCGCCACCTGGCCTTTCTGGTCGATGACATCGACACAGAAGTCGCGCGCCTGACCGGGGCTGGCGTGGCGTGCGAGGATATACGGATCGATCCCTATACAGGTCAGCGCTTCACCTTCTTCGCCGACCCGGACGGGTTGCCGCTCGAACTGTACGAACGCGCGGCCTGACCCGCCGTTACTTCGCAAAGCGCTTGAAGAAGCTGTCGTCATTCCATTTGGGCCGCGCGGGCGCATTGGCGACGCGCAACGTCACGGCGGTCACATAGTCATTCAGCTTCGCGCTCTGCTCCGGCATCACCGGCTGTTTCAGGTCGTCGAAGGGCGAATGATAGATGTTGGCCCGCCACGCCTTTTCGGTTTCGGCTTCGGGCGTGCCGGCCTTGAACCCATATTTGAAGAATAGCGCGGGGATGCCTTCGCGGATGAAGGCATATTGGTCCGACCGGATGAACACGTTGCGGTCGGGGAAAGGATCCGGCGTGATCGGCAGGCCCATCTGCGCACTGACCGCCTGCGCATCGCCGCCCAGCGAGCTTTGGTCGTATCCGATCGGCGTCACGCTGGTCAGCGGGAAGATCGGCAGGGCCATGTCGAAATTGAGGTCGGCGACGATCGCCTTTTGCGGCACGCTGGGTTTGCGGGCGAAGTAGCGCGCGCCCAGCAAGCCCTTTTCCTCCGCCGTGACGATGGCGAACAGGACGGAGCGTTTGGGCTTCACCTTGCTCGCCTTCAGTGCGCGGGCGATTTCCAGCAGGCTGGCAACGCCCGACGCATTGTCGAACGCGCCATTATAGATCGCGTCGCCCTTGATCGGGGTGCCAACGCCATAGCCATCCAGATGCGCCGACAGCACGACATATTCGCCGCGCAATTTGGGGTCGCTGCCCGGCATCACCGCGACCAGATTGGGCGATGTGATGTCTGACCGCGTGGCCGCAACCTGCGCCTTCAACCGCAGCGTCAGGGGGAAGCTGGCGACCGGGGCGGACGCATCGGCAGCAGCGGCGATGGCGGCGAAATCCTTGCCGGTGCCAGCAAACAGCATCGCCGATTTGGCGGGATCAAGCTGCGCATTGAGGAAGGGCGCCTGCGTGTCACGCAGGGCCGCGTCCTTGAAATAGAGCGCGGGCGCACCGGCCAGCGCCACGCGCCGCACCCAGGGAATTTCGACCTGCTTGGGCGTCACCAGAGCGATGAGGCCCAGCGCGCCCTGCGCCGCCAGCCAGTTGGCCCGTTCCGACCGGGCATGAGATTTAAGCGCACCTGAAATGGTCGATGGCCCGCCAGACAGGACGACGACGATCTTGCCTTTCAGGTCCAGTCCGGCAAAATCATCATGCCCCGCTTCGGGCAGATGCAGGCCATAGCCTGCAAACACCAACGGCGCGTCAACCATGGCCGGGACCGGCCCGCCGCCGCCCGAAAAGATGAGGTCGCCCGGCACCGCCAGCGCGCTTTCCCCATCCGCCCCGACCAGCGCGGCGCTGGACTTGTCCGACTGGACGACCTGCTGGACGAAGGCGACCGGCTGGCGATAGCCATCGGTGCCAGCGGGTTTGAGGCCCATCGCCTGCAACTGGCCGATCACATATTGCGCGGCCTTTTCATGCCCCGGCGTGCCGGTGCCGCGCCCTTCCATCGCGTCGCTGGCCAGCGTTTGAACATGCGCCCACCAGCGCGCGCCATTGGCAGCGGCGCTGCCGCCGTCCGCCTGCGCCGACGCCGTTGCAGACAGCGACATGGACAATAGCGAGATACCGGCGAAAAGGGCGCGCATGGCTGTGTTACTCCACTCTAATCAAGGGCGTATCATGCCCGATCCTGTCGGACGAACAAGGGGGCTTGGAACCGCCATCTTTCTTGTGTATTACGTTGGCAATACAGTTTGGGAGACGATGATGCGCAACTCATTCATATTGTCCATGTCGCTGTCTACCAGTGTCGCCGTCATGCTTGCCACCTGCTCGCAAAAAGCGGCGGAATCGCCCGCGTCGCCCGCCGCGCAGGACTGGTCGAACCTGCGCGATTTCACCGCGATCGACGCGACCGGACCGGACAATGTGGCCGTCACCATCGGTCCCGATTTCGCCGTCCGGGCGGAGGGCGACGCAAAGGCCGTCGCCGAAATCGACATGCGTGTTCGCGACGGCAAGCTGGTCATCGGGCGCAAGTCGCAAGGCAACTGGACGTTCGGCAACAAGGGCGAAGGCAAGGACGTGACCATCCGCGTCACCATGCCTGCCATCCGCGCTGCCGCGCTGACGGGCGCGGGCGATTTCGAGCTGGACCGGGCGCAGGGTGATATGCTCGACCTGGCGCTGACCGGCGCTGGCGATTTCCGCATCGGCACCGTGACGCTCAAGACACTGAGCGCCGACATAACTGGCGCGGGTTCCATCACGATCGCAGGCACCGTGGATCGCGCCGACCTGTCGGTGACGGGCGCGGGTGATATAGAGGCGCAGGCGTTGAAAGCGGGGAGCGCCAAGGTTTCCATGCTGGGCGCGGGCGACATCGGCTTTGCCTCCGACGGGCAAGTCGCTATCAGCATCATGGGTCCGGGCGATGTGACGGTAAAGGGCAAGGCGCAATGCAAGACCAGCGGAACCGGCCCCGGCGAGGCGCGCTGTGCGCCCTGACGGCGATAGCGTTGCTGGCGGCCTCCCCCGCCCCCGCTAATGCGGCGACGCGCGGCTATACCATCACCAGCTTCGATGCGATCCGGGTCGATGCGCCGGTCATAGTGCTGCTGACCACCGGCACTGGCGCTTCGGCCCGCGCCGAAGGGGATCAGGCGTTGCTCGATCGGTTGACCGTAGCCGTGTCCGGCCGCTTGCTGTCGATCGGCCTGATCCGCCCGCGCCCCGGCGAAAAGAGCGGCGGCGCGGCAACGCTGCGCCTGTCCACCGGCGACTTGAACCGCGTCGTGCTGACCGGCGGGGGATCAGTGACGATCAACCGGATGAAGGGATTGCGCGGCGATATCGTGCTGGGCGGCAATGGCGACGTGACGGTCGCTGCGGTCGATCTCGACCGGATCGAGGTCGCGCTGGCGGGCGGCGGGCGCGCGACGCTGAACGGGCGGGCGGGCGTCGCCAACATCCGCGTCAACGGACCGGGCGCTGTGGCGGCAGCGGGCCTGCGCGCGCGGCAGGCGACGTTGGGCAATGATGGACCGGGCAGCATCGCGATAGCCGCAGACGTCACGGCCAAGATCGTTTCCACCGGCTCCGGCGATGTGACCGTGACCGGCGCTGCTGCCTGCACCGTGGACAATCGCGGCACCGGCCGGATTGCCTGCGGCGGCGAGGATTATTGATCGACGCGGCAAGCGGGCGTGGCAACGTGGGTATGGCAAGGGATGACAAAGCCGCGCCGCTCTGGCATCGGCGCGGTCGGGATACGGACATTGGGGCGATCATGACGACTATCGGAATTTTCGGGGCCGCTGGCCGCATGGGTCGCGCCATTGCGCAGGTCGTGGCCGACACGGGCCTGACGCTGGCGGGCGGCACCGACAGCAAGGCGCAGGGCGAAATTGCGCCGGGCGTCGCGATCACGGCGGACCCGGCAGCGCTGGCGGCGCAATGCGATGTGCTGATCGACTTTTCGGTGCCTGCCGCCCTTTCCATGCATCTGGATGCCTGCATCGCCGCGAACCGTCCGATCCTGATCGGCACGACCGGGCTGGAGGCGGAGCATCACGCCCTGATCGACGCGGCCGCACAGCATATTCCCGTGCTTCAGACCGGCAATACGTCGCTGGGCGTCAACCTGCTCGCCGCGCTGGTGGAGCAGGCAGCGGCGGGGCTGGGCGACGACTGGGACATC encodes:
- a CDS encoding GIN domain-containing protein, translating into MQDQRNRPRRGALCALTAIALLAASPAPANAATRGYTITSFDAIRVDAPVIVLLTTGTGASARAEGDQALLDRLTVAVSGRLLSIGLIRPRPGEKSGGAATLRLSTGDLNRVVLTGGGSVTINRMKGLRGDIVLGGNGDVTVAAVDLDRIEVALAGGGRATLNGRAGVANIRVNGPGAVAAAGLRARQATLGNDGPGSIAIAADVTAKIVSTGSGDVTVTGAAACTVDNRGTGRIACGGEDY
- a CDS encoding VOC family protein produces the protein MRAIHHIALICSDYARSRAFYSEILGLPILHEVYRAERDSWKCDLDAGNGQIELFSFPNPPARPSRPEACGLRHLAFLVDDIDTEVARLTGAGVACEDIRIDPYTGQRFTFFADPDGLPLELYERAA
- the dapB gene encoding 4-hydroxy-tetrahydrodipicolinate reductase, with amino-acid sequence MTTIGIFGAAGRMGRAIAQVVADTGLTLAGGTDSKAQGEIAPGVAITADPAALAAQCDVLIDFSVPAALSMHLDACIAANRPILIGTTGLEAEHHALIDAAAQHIPVLQTGNTSLGVNLLAALVEQAAAGLGDDWDIEIVEMHHRHKVDAPSGTAMLLGEAAARGRGIALADHSERGRDGITGARAQGAIGFAALRGGSVAGDHQVIFATEGERIEIGHRAENRTIFARGAVKGARWLVGQPAGRYDMKGVLGL
- the edd gene encoding phosphogluconate dehydratase yields the protein MTEMHPVIAKVTERIVQRSAVRRRAYLDLIERGRDAGTNRDQLSCGNLAHAFAASGEDKPAIRTGRAMNIGVVTSYNDMLSAHQPYGRYPEQIKIAAREVGATAQVAGGVPAMCDGVTQGQSGMELSLFSRDTIALSTAVSLSHAMFEGVALLGICDKIVPGLLMGALRFGHLPTILIPAGPMPSGLANKEKVRIRQLYAEGKVGKDELLESESASYHGAGTCTFYGTANSNQMMMEVMGLHMPCASFVNPGTKLRSELTRAATHRLASIGWDGDDYRPLGHCVDEKAIVNAIIGLMATGGSTNHAIHLPAIARAAGISIDWTDFAEISDVVPLLARVYPNGSGDVNHFHAAGGMSYIIRELLDSGLLHRDIMTVARGDMTDYGKEPVLEDEALQWRDVPVSRDENILRPVSNPFSADGGMKLLAGNLGRCVMKVSAVDPALWTIEAPAAIFHDQDDVLRAFKAGELERDVVVVVRFQGPKANGMPELHKLTPALGVLQDRGFKVALVTDGRMSGASGKVPAAIHLSPEALGGGAIGKLRDGDMVRVCAEHGVIEAMVDAGEWAARDIPPAPPPPYDTGRELFALFRHHSDLAEQGASPLLAAMETEI
- the hemB gene encoding porphobilinogen synthase, which translates into the protein MTYAPYPALRLRRTRASAWSRAMHAENRLSPSDFIWPLFVTEGEGVEEPIGALPGVSRWSVDLMVARAKDARDAGIPCLALFPNTQGDRRSDDGAEALNPDNLMCRAIRAIRDAVPDIGILTDVALDPYTAHGQDGLLDQTGYVLNDATIDVLIGQSLNQATAGADIIAPSDMMDGRVGAIRGALESAGHANVQIMAYAAKYASAFYGPFRDAVGSRGLLKGDKKNYQMDPANGEEALREVALDLAEGADSVMVKPGLPYLDIVARVRDRFAVPVFAYQVSGEYAMIEHAAAAGAGDRDALILETLMAFKRAGCSGVLTYHALHAARLLGA
- a CDS encoding head GIN domain-containing protein; its protein translation is MMRNSFILSMSLSTSVAVMLATCSQKAAESPASPAAQDWSNLRDFTAIDATGPDNVAVTIGPDFAVRAEGDAKAVAEIDMRVRDGKLVIGRKSQGNWTFGNKGEGKDVTIRVTMPAIRAAALTGAGDFELDRAQGDMLDLALTGAGDFRIGTVTLKTLSADITGAGSITIAGTVDRADLSVTGAGDIEAQALKAGSAKVSMLGAGDIGFASDGQVAISIMGPGDVTVKGKAQCKTSGTGPGEARCAP
- the eda gene encoding bifunctional 4-hydroxy-2-oxoglutarate aldolase/2-dehydro-3-deoxy-phosphogluconate aldolase, whose protein sequence is MSKLTVEQVMELAPVIPVLVVDKVEDALTIARALVAGGLPALEVTLRTPAALDVIREMSKVEGAVVGAGTVLNPDQLDAAMEAGARFIVSPGLTKPLGKAAIAAKIPFLPGTATAADIMRGMDMGLTHFKFFPAETSGGLPALKALAAPLHTARFCPTGGITLESAPEWLAQPFIKCVGGSWVVPKGPVDGAKIEALARAAAALPR
- the glk gene encoding glucokinase, giving the protein MTNIIAADIGGTNARFARATLDDRGVPTLGTVRKYKVADYPSLQSCWQAFVGDEGQADDTPLPDAASIAFATAIGREVIKLTNSNWVIRADTLAADLGMRSVRLVNDFEAVAHAVSRLPDENLPLLFGEDRPFPRDGGVTILGPGTGLGVAMIAYDDDHPHVIATEGGHLDFAPLDHMEEKILSYLRDKFLRVSTERIVSGPGLNYIYKAMATIGHDRVMLMEDPELWQAALDDSDPFARAALERFCLCYGSVAGDLALAHGPHAVVLAGGLTQRMRDFLPHSGFHTRFKAKGRFESLMASVPIRLAVHDEIGLFGAAAAFREK
- a CDS encoding M28 family metallopeptidase, giving the protein MRALFAGISLLSMSLSATASAQADGGSAAANGARWWAHVQTLASDAMEGRGTGTPGHEKAAQYVIGQLQAMGLKPAGTDGYRQPVAFVQQVVQSDKSSAALVGADGESALAVPGDLIFSGGGGPVPAMVDAPLVFAGYGLHLPEAGHDDFAGLDLKGKIVVVLSGGPSTISGALKSHARSERANWLAAQGALGLIALVTPKQVEIPWVRRVALAGAPALYFKDAALRDTQAPFLNAQLDPAKSAMLFAGTGKDFAAIAAAADASAPVASFPLTLRLKAQVAATRSDITSPNLVAVMPGSDPKLRGEYVVLSAHLDGYGVGTPIKGDAIYNGAFDNASGVASLLEIARALKASKVKPKRSVLFAIVTAEEKGLLGARYFARKPSVPQKAIVADLNFDMALPIFPLTSVTPIGYDQSSLGGDAQAVSAQMGLPITPDPFPDRNVFIRSDQYAFIREGIPALFFKYGFKAGTPEAETEKAWRANIYHSPFDDLKQPVMPEQSAKLNDYVTAVTLRVANAPARPKWNDDSFFKRFAK
- a CDS encoding gamma carbonic anhydrase family protein, with protein sequence MTDYPDVSIIPHKGKMPRIHPSAFIAPGCRIIGDVEIGPDASIWYNCVIRADVNRVRIGARSNVQDGSVIHCDSPGDGIDRPLEGWPTIIGEDVLIGHMAMIHGCTLHDRAFVGLGAIVMDGCVVESDAMLAAGALLSPGKRLPGRQLWAGRPAKFMRELSDAMVAKLGSGAARYVDYARAHKAAVDPV